The Saccharomonospora cyanea NA-134 genome includes a region encoding these proteins:
- a CDS encoding OmpL47-type beta-barrel domain-containing protein has translation MIRRLVTSLRARRTSSVRGAVVAALATSLIALWLVPAGAVPGAGGAGGEDTASSSAQQVLTWTADDSVTEYASAPTTAAPGPTTIVFENSAATGNTTGMSHTLTFDTSSPEHNNDVQLNIVASPFDANGGRYEVDVVLSPGTYRYYCTIPGHGQMQGVLVVTEGGGSEDTTPPSVTSEVAGDRDGDGNYVGSATVKVTAEDPESGVESVEYELDDTGFRPYTEPVTVTEPGDHTVQYRATDGAGNTSETGSVTFTVVAGDPNDTAPPEVSASVSGDRDGDGNYVGSATVEVTAEDSGSGVDTVEYDLDGAGFKPYTEPLTVAEPGDHTVRYRATDHAGNTSEEGSVTFTVVEVDEGDTTPPEVTVQLTGSMNSEWKYVDSATVSLSANDPDSGVRFLRYSLDGGSYTPYGEPVVVNTPGEHTVLYHAIDHEGNRSEDGKVTFTVVAAEGDACPASDIRSTVMIGGHDSTVENVDTGNGCTINDMLASHTGHHGHGGPAERAVELAGQLAADEVISDAEKRRILRAAEHARSR, from the coding sequence ATGATCCGGCGGTTAGTGACGAGCCTGCGGGCTCGACGCACGAGTTCGGTGCGCGGGGCGGTGGTCGCCGCCCTCGCCACCTCGTTGATCGCCCTCTGGCTGGTGCCGGCGGGTGCGGTTCCGGGGGCTGGCGGGGCTGGCGGGGAGGACACAGCTTCCTCCTCGGCCCAGCAGGTGCTCACCTGGACCGCGGACGACAGCGTGACGGAGTACGCCTCCGCGCCGACGACGGCGGCGCCGGGGCCGACGACCATCGTGTTCGAGAACAGCGCGGCCACCGGCAACACGACCGGCATGTCGCACACGCTGACCTTCGACACGTCGTCACCGGAGCACAACAACGACGTCCAACTGAACATCGTCGCCAGTCCCTTCGACGCCAACGGGGGCCGGTACGAGGTGGACGTGGTGCTCTCACCCGGGACCTACCGGTACTACTGCACGATCCCCGGACACGGGCAGATGCAGGGCGTGCTCGTGGTCACCGAGGGCGGCGGTAGCGAGGACACCACTCCACCTTCGGTGACCTCGGAGGTGGCCGGTGACCGGGACGGGGACGGCAACTACGTCGGTTCCGCCACGGTGAAGGTCACGGCCGAGGACCCGGAGTCCGGTGTGGAGAGTGTCGAGTACGAGCTCGACGACACCGGTTTCCGGCCCTACACCGAACCCGTGACCGTCACCGAGCCCGGTGACCACACCGTGCAGTACCGAGCCACCGACGGCGCTGGCAACACCTCGGAGACCGGATCGGTGACCTTCACCGTGGTCGCGGGTGATCCGAACGACACGGCACCTCCGGAGGTGTCCGCCTCGGTCAGCGGTGACCGGGACGGGGACGGCAACTACGTCGGTTCCGCCACGGTGGAGGTCACGGCCGAGGACAGTGGGTCCGGTGTGGACACCGTCGAGTACGATCTCGACGGTGCCGGTTTCAAGCCCTACACCGAGCCGTTGACGGTGGCCGAGCCCGGTGATCACACGGTGCGATACCGGGCCACCGACCACGCGGGCAACACCTCCGAGGAGGGATCGGTCACCTTCACCGTCGTGGAAGTCGACGAGGGGGACACCACGCCGCCCGAGGTCACGGTACAGCTCACCGGATCCATGAACTCGGAGTGGAAGTACGTGGACTCCGCCACGGTGTCGCTGTCGGCCAACGACCCCGACTCGGGTGTGCGGTTCCTGCGCTACTCCCTCGACGGCGGTTCCTACACGCCTTACGGGGAGCCGGTCGTGGTCAACACCCCGGGTGAGCACACGGTGCTCTACCACGCCATCGACCATGAGGGGAACCGGTCGGAGGACGGCAAGGTGACGTTCACCGTCGTCGCCGCCGAGGGTGACGCCTGCCCGGCTTCGGACATCCGCTCCACGGTGATGATCGGTGGACACGACAGCACCGTCGAGAACGTCGACACCGGTAACGGCTGCACGATCAACGACATGCTCGCCTCACACACCGGGCACCACGGTCACGGCGGTCCGGCTGAGCGCGCGGTGGAGCTGGCCGGTCAGCTCGCCGCCGACGAGGTGATCTCCGACGCGGAGAAGCGGCGCATCCTCCGAGCCGCGGAGCACGCACGTAGCCGGTAA
- a CDS encoding ThuA domain-containing protein: MGRRRLSALPRNGRARPTPLRRTMAVATGMALVFGLASAPSFGAPALQEQAAKPGKTADTAEAAASVLVFHGAADEQDDPVERAAEAIGELGAVSGIEVDVTTDPAAFTSENLSDYRGVVFLSAHGSELDQSQEAALRDYIGNGGGFLGIRDAARAQERSEWFTGLVGARPAGARPTPAEVANVSASGENAPNESAAHAVDGKDDTKWLAFDSSAWLSVELAEPAAVSHYALVSANDFPGRDPKDWTLQGSNDGQTWTDLDSRSGEDFPNRFQPKQYRFDNDTAYAHYRLNITANDGEDATQLAEFELYTGNETPPEEIRAQEAVVSVVDRQHPANKGLPLTWKRTDKWLNWETNPVGEVHTVAQVQEHTYDPGNTANGPFHPISWCHDYEGGRSFYTAMGGTEDSYGEKNFRGHLLGALEWTTGLVRGDCQATIASNYEIERLTEENLPGRLNQIGEPHGLTIADDGTVFYVGKAACATGPIPSWEDENVGLGCGTIHQWDPETKRVKQLASLDVFGNRGSGDELVKTEEGLLGMELDPDFASNGWMYVYWMPYESIDTDKRIGERTVSRFTYDHDTATIDLDSRKDLLAWDTQIHSCCHAGGGMAFDDEGNLYIATGDSNSSQGSDGYSGNNWTKEYKGVSFQDARRTSGNTNDLNGKILRIHPEDDGTYTIPEGNLFPEAEDPGDKTRPEIYVMGVRNPARIQIDAKHDWLTAAWVGPDAFEPNPDLGPAKYEHATIITSAGNQGWPYCMGDKQPYRDRSNEDANVLTGWYDCDNPKNTSPRNTGLEDLPPVRNNMIWYSPQGGGPVFPDREDGSGVPTYELDDATYTWPYLKGGGQAVMSGPTYYSSEVDTGSGVAWPSYWDGKWFIGDQSNANNRIAVTVDPATVDDGTPPPFAEDLRKIIPGGGGPNELQQWMDAEFGPDGALYLLDYGGGFFSLTDNQKLVRVTYHGGPATPAPAAQAYTVQNKPLTIGFNGARSGGVSYKWDFGDGATSTEANPRHTYAEVGNYTATLTVTYADGEKATVKTDVAVECAVPDTGRTVRYRDDDTGVTNHEAAGGCTVDDLIDDESGWSDNGAFVAHVRDVTKKLDQDGVISKAEANTLVKAARNSGIGADGDTGYVALFDGTPQSLQGWQQAPSGEFELQPDGSLRADGGLGMLWYSKKAFGDFSLKLQFRDVAPGDHRANSGVFVRFPDPRTPLKDRPATSCGTRGSAKDSQAWVAIYCGHEIQIYDGKSGEPQKTGSVYNFDQVYHGRAGVTPKEQWNDYEIRVEGQHYTIIRNGKVINEFDNTPGKQSSRDGDPATGLRQFVDGYVGLQNHGGDDVIEFRNIRVREL, from the coding sequence ATGGGTCGAAGGAGATTGTCAGCTCTACCCCGCAACGGGCGTGCGAGACCGACGCCGTTGCGGCGCACGATGGCGGTCGCCACGGGGATGGCGCTGGTCTTCGGACTCGCGTCGGCCCCGAGTTTCGGAGCGCCCGCGCTCCAGGAACAGGCCGCGAAGCCCGGGAAGACCGCGGACACCGCCGAGGCGGCGGCGTCGGTGCTCGTCTTCCACGGTGCCGCCGACGAACAGGACGACCCGGTGGAACGCGCCGCCGAGGCCATCGGTGAACTCGGCGCCGTGAGCGGTATCGAGGTGGACGTCACGACCGACCCGGCCGCGTTCACGAGCGAGAACCTGAGTGACTACCGCGGTGTGGTCTTCCTCTCGGCCCACGGCTCCGAACTGGACCAGTCGCAGGAAGCGGCCCTGCGGGACTACATCGGTAACGGTGGCGGCTTCCTCGGCATCCGCGACGCGGCGAGGGCGCAGGAGCGGTCGGAATGGTTCACCGGCCTCGTCGGCGCGCGACCCGCGGGCGCCCGCCCCACCCCCGCCGAGGTCGCGAACGTCAGCGCCAGCGGGGAGAACGCCCCCAACGAGTCCGCGGCACACGCGGTGGACGGCAAGGACGACACCAAGTGGCTGGCGTTCGACAGCTCGGCGTGGTTGAGCGTCGAACTCGCCGAACCCGCGGCCGTGTCGCACTACGCGCTGGTCTCGGCGAACGACTTCCCCGGCCGGGACCCGAAGGACTGGACGCTGCAGGGCTCGAACGACGGGCAGACCTGGACGGACCTGGACTCCCGGTCCGGGGAGGACTTCCCGAACCGGTTCCAGCCGAAGCAGTACCGCTTCGACAACGACACCGCCTACGCCCACTACCGGCTGAACATCACGGCGAACGACGGCGAGGACGCCACTCAGCTCGCCGAGTTCGAGCTCTACACGGGGAACGAGACCCCGCCGGAGGAGATCCGGGCCCAGGAAGCGGTGGTCAGTGTCGTCGACCGCCAGCACCCGGCCAACAAGGGTCTTCCGCTGACGTGGAAGCGCACCGACAAGTGGCTGAACTGGGAGACGAATCCGGTCGGTGAGGTCCACACCGTCGCGCAGGTCCAGGAGCACACCTACGACCCCGGCAACACCGCCAACGGGCCTTTCCACCCGATCTCGTGGTGCCACGACTACGAGGGCGGCCGGTCGTTCTACACCGCCATGGGTGGCACCGAGGACAGCTACGGCGAGAAGAACTTCCGAGGGCATCTGCTCGGCGCTCTCGAGTGGACCACCGGACTGGTCCGCGGTGACTGCCAGGCCACCATCGCGTCGAACTACGAGATCGAGCGGTTGACCGAGGAGAACCTCCCCGGAAGGCTCAACCAGATCGGTGAGCCGCACGGCCTGACCATCGCCGACGACGGCACGGTCTTCTACGTCGGCAAGGCCGCGTGCGCCACGGGCCCGATCCCGAGCTGGGAGGACGAGAACGTCGGCCTCGGCTGCGGGACCATCCACCAGTGGGACCCGGAGACGAAGCGGGTGAAGCAGCTCGCCTCCCTCGACGTGTTCGGCAACCGCGGCAGCGGTGACGAGCTCGTCAAGACCGAGGAGGGCCTGCTCGGCATGGAGCTCGACCCGGACTTCGCCTCCAACGGCTGGATGTACGTGTACTGGATGCCGTACGAGTCGATCGACACCGACAAGCGTATCGGCGAGCGTACGGTCTCGCGGTTCACCTACGACCACGACACCGCCACCATCGACCTGGACAGCCGCAAGGACCTGCTGGCGTGGGACACGCAGATCCACTCGTGCTGCCACGCGGGCGGTGGGATGGCGTTCGACGACGAGGGCAACCTCTACATCGCCACCGGTGACAGCAACTCCTCCCAGGGGTCCGACGGCTACTCGGGAAACAACTGGACCAAGGAGTACAAGGGCGTGTCGTTCCAGGACGCCCGCCGCACCTCCGGTAACACCAACGACCTCAACGGCAAGATCCTGCGGATCCATCCCGAGGACGACGGGACCTACACGATCCCCGAGGGCAACCTGTTCCCCGAGGCCGAGGACCCCGGTGACAAGACCCGCCCCGAGATCTACGTCATGGGTGTGCGCAACCCCGCTCGCATCCAGATCGACGCCAAGCACGACTGGCTGACCGCGGCCTGGGTGGGTCCGGACGCGTTCGAGCCGAACCCCGACCTGGGGCCGGCGAAGTACGAACACGCCACGATCATCACCTCCGCGGGCAACCAGGGTTGGCCGTACTGCATGGGCGACAAGCAGCCGTACCGCGACCGCAGCAACGAGGACGCGAACGTGCTGACGGGCTGGTACGACTGTGACAACCCGAAGAACACCTCGCCCCGCAACACCGGCCTGGAGGACCTGCCGCCGGTCAGGAACAACATGATCTGGTACTCGCCGCAGGGCGGCGGTCCGGTGTTCCCCGACCGGGAGGACGGCAGCGGTGTGCCGACCTACGAGCTGGACGATGCCACGTACACGTGGCCGTACCTGAAGGGCGGCGGCCAGGCGGTCATGTCGGGCCCCACGTACTACAGCTCCGAAGTGGACACCGGAAGCGGTGTGGCGTGGCCGTCGTACTGGGACGGCAAGTGGTTCATCGGGGACCAGTCGAACGCGAACAACCGCATCGCGGTGACCGTCGACCCGGCCACGGTGGACGACGGGACTCCGCCGCCGTTCGCCGAGGACCTCCGGAAGATCATCCCCGGTGGCGGGGGACCGAACGAGTTGCAGCAGTGGATGGACGCCGAGTTCGGTCCGGACGGTGCGTTGTACCTGCTCGACTACGGCGGCGGTTTCTTCAGTCTGACAGACAACCAGAAGCTCGTCCGGGTGACCTACCACGGCGGTCCGGCGACACCGGCTCCGGCGGCGCAGGCGTACACGGTGCAGAACAAGCCGCTGACGATCGGTTTCAACGGAGCGCGTTCCGGTGGCGTGTCCTACAAGTGGGACTTCGGTGACGGTGCCACCTCGACCGAGGCCAACCCCAGGCACACCTATGCCGAGGTCGGCAACTACACCGCGACCCTGACGGTGACCTACGCCGACGGGGAGAAGGCCACGGTGAAGACCGACGTGGCGGTGGAGTGCGCGGTGCCGGACACCGGCCGCACGGTTCGCTACCGGGACGACGACACGGGTGTGACCAACCACGAGGCCGCGGGAGGCTGCACGGTCGACGACCTGATCGACGACGAGAGCGGCTGGTCGGACAACGGCGCGTTCGTCGCCCACGTCCGGGACGTCACCAAGAAGCTCGATCAGGACGGCGTCATCAGCAAGGCCGAGGCGAACACCCTCGTCAAGGCGGCCAGGAACTCGGGGATCGGTGCCGACGGTGACACCGGTTACGTGGCGCTCTTCGACGGGACCCCGCAGTCGCTGCAGGGCTGGCAACAGGCACCCAGTGGCGAGTTCGAGCTGCAGCCGGACGGGTCCCTGCGCGCCGACGGTGGGCTCGGCATGCTGTGGTACTCGAAGAAGGCGTTCGGGGACTTCTCGCTGAAGCTGCAGTTCCGGGACGTCGCACCGGGCGATCATCGTGCCAACAGCGGTGTGTTCGTGCGGTTCCCCGACCCGCGGACTCCGCTGAAGGACAGGCCTGCGACCAGTTGTGGAACGCGTGGTTCCGCCAAGGACTCGCAGGCGTGGGTCGCGATCTACTGTGGACATGAGATCCAGATCTACGACGGGAAGTCGGGCGAGCCGCAGAAGACCGGGTCGGTCTACAACTTCGACCAGGTCTACCACGGGCGCGCCGGTGTGACACCGAAGGAGCAGTGGAACGACTACGAGATCCGTGTGGAGGGGCAGCACTACACGATCATCCGCAACGGCAAGGTGATCAACGAGTTCGACAACACCCCGGGCAAGCAGTCCTCCCGGGACGGCGACCCGGCGACCGGTCTGCGCCAGTTCGTCGACGGGTACGTCGGGCTCCAGAACCACGGTGGTGACGATGTGATCGAGTTCCGCAACATCCGGGTGCGGGAACTGTGA
- a CDS encoding multicopper oxidase domain-containing protein, translated as MTGRQARFPRVGQVSRRSMLAGAAAGVVAPVAAAALGGPSAAAAPGRSKPGGQGETKRITVYAEELPSGLYGYGLEPGKATVPGPTLEIWEGDTLEIELVNNTDRRLSIHPHGVDYDTASDGSPMNDSFNEPGETRTYVWRTRPQSQGPDGFWRPGSAGYWHYHDHALGSPHGTEGIAKGLYGALVVRREGDLLPDRQHTVVFNDMTINNKMAPHVPVLEANLGERVEFIAIGHGSNFHTFHLHAHRWAENRTGYLQGPDDPSRIVDNRDLNPGDSFGFQVIAGDGVGPGAWMFHCHVQSHSEGGMSGVFLVRNADGSMPEGAQEAIDRYHQHGGGHHTATGR; from the coding sequence ATGACTGGTAGGCAGGCACGGTTCCCCCGGGTAGGACAGGTGTCCCGTCGTTCGATGCTGGCCGGTGCCGCGGCCGGTGTGGTCGCACCCGTGGCCGCCGCGGCGCTCGGCGGCCCCTCCGCCGCGGCGGCTCCGGGCAGGAGCAAGCCGGGTGGCCAGGGAGAGACCAAGCGCATCACCGTCTACGCCGAGGAGCTTCCCAGCGGCCTCTACGGTTACGGACTGGAGCCGGGCAAGGCGACCGTTCCCGGGCCGACTCTGGAGATCTGGGAGGGTGACACCCTCGAGATCGAACTCGTCAACAACACCGACCGTCGGCTGTCCATCCACCCGCACGGTGTGGACTACGACACCGCCTCCGACGGCAGCCCGATGAACGACTCGTTCAACGAACCCGGCGAGACGCGCACCTACGTATGGCGGACACGTCCGCAGTCACAGGGGCCCGACGGCTTCTGGCGACCCGGCAGCGCGGGCTACTGGCACTACCACGACCACGCTCTCGGAAGCCCGCACGGCACCGAGGGCATCGCGAAGGGACTCTACGGCGCGCTCGTCGTGCGGCGAGAGGGCGACCTCCTGCCGGACCGGCAGCACACGGTCGTCTTCAACGACATGACGATCAACAACAAGATGGCGCCGCACGTTCCCGTGCTGGAGGCCAACCTCGGGGAACGCGTGGAGTTCATCGCCATCGGGCACGGCAGCAACTTCCACACCTTCCACCTGCACGCCCACCGCTGGGCCGAGAACCGCACCGGCTACCTCCAGGGCCCGGACGACCCGAGCCGCATCGTCGACAACCGCGACCTGAACCCTGGCGACTCGTTCGGGTTCCAGGTGATCGCCGGTGACGGCGTGGGGCCGGGCGCCTGGATGTTCCACTGCCACGTGCAGAGCCACTCCGAAGGCGGGATGTCCGGTGTCTTCCTCGTCCGCAACGCCGACGGCAGCATGCCCGAGGGCGCTCAGGAGGCGATCGACCGCTACCACCAGCACGGCGGTGGCCATCACACGGCCACCGGTCGCTGA